From the genome of Sphingobacterium kitahiroshimense, one region includes:
- a CDS encoding AAA family ATPase: MLYLKSVENTKPHVDRISYPYNIPSIHSLDKLTFHSPVTFIVGDNGSGKSTFIESIAIKSGFNAEGGSLNFNFSTKESHSNLYEDIKLIRGPYRFRDGYFLRAESFFNVASEIDNLYEGDQAKLEEAYGQSLHQCSHGESFLALMHNRLSGKGFYIFDEPESALSFDSQLNMMIRIKELVDQNSQFIIATHSPILLSYPDSEIYKVTDSGLELTHYEETEQFKLTKLFINNYRQILNELGL; this comes from the coding sequence ATGTTATACCTAAAAAGTGTTGAAAATACTAAGCCACATGTGGATCGTATATCTTACCCATACAACATTCCATCCATCCATAGTTTAGATAAGCTTACTTTCCATAGCCCAGTTACTTTTATCGTAGGAGACAACGGATCAGGAAAATCTACTTTTATCGAATCAATTGCGATTAAGTCAGGATTTAATGCCGAAGGTGGAAGCTTAAATTTTAACTTTTCAACGAAAGAATCACATTCGAACCTTTATGAGGATATCAAACTGATCAGAGGTCCATACCGCTTTAGAGACGGTTATTTCTTAAGAGCGGAGAGTTTTTTTAATGTTGCCAGTGAAATAGATAACCTTTACGAAGGCGATCAAGCGAAATTAGAAGAAGCATATGGTCAATCATTACATCAATGTTCACATGGAGAAAGCTTCTTAGCACTGATGCATAATAGATTATCAGGAAAAGGATTTTATATTTTTGACGAACCAGAATCAGCACTTTCATTTGACAGTCAACTCAATATGATGATTCGGATAAAAGAATTGGTCGATCAAAACTCTCAATTTATTATTGCAACACATTCCCCTATTTTATTATCCTATCCCGATTCAGAAATATATAAAGTAACAGATAGCGGACTTGAATTAACGCATTATGAAGAAACAGAACAGTTTAAATTGACCAAGCTTTTTATTAATAATTATCGACAAATATTAAATGAACTGGGACTATAA
- a CDS encoding helix-turn-helix domain-containing protein, protein MKIPKKFLSRQHEITADFLREVDNHLTDILSGKKDQMFEIRDFAALLYIHPIHLSNTIKSATGYSPCYFMENRLTEISKSLLQNSDMSIAEIARTLTYDPSNFTKFFKRFSGKTPKQYRVDYFQSLSSEVNKIAI, encoded by the coding sequence ATGAAAATTCCAAAAAAGTTTTTAAGCCGTCAACATGAAATAACTGCTGATTTTTTACGAGAAGTAGATAACCATCTGACAGATATATTATCGGGCAAAAAGGATCAAATGTTTGAGATTAGAGATTTTGCAGCTTTGCTTTACATTCACCCTATTCACCTCAGCAATACAATCAAATCCGCAACAGGGTATTCACCTTGCTATTTCATGGAAAATAGATTAACAGAAATATCAAAATCACTCTTACAAAATAGCGATATGTCAATTGCCGAAATTGCGCGCACATTAACCTATGACCCCTCCAACTTCACCAAATTCTTTAAGCGTTTTTCAGGAAAAACTCCAAAGCAATATCGGGTAGATTATTTCCAATCATTATCATCCGAAGTTAATAAGATAGCGATATAA
- a CDS encoding GlxA family transcriptional regulator, translated as MQISIFVPQHGTIEGITPAFRTFQTANEFLTFFGKRPIFNVEYVGLNEYITANNGEYTIKTNRLLSEVTKTDLLIIPPTFGDMDKGIKANEEAISYFRKLHLKGTSLASLCVGAFLLAETGLLDGKKCSTHWAYINEFKQRYPAVEIEDGAVITEHENIYSSGGANSLWNLILYLVEKYSDRETAVMISKYFALDIGRDNQSQFAIFRGQRNHNHTDIQKVQDYIEKNYEEKITVEDLAKLINIGRRTFERRFKDATNNTPIEYMQRVRIEAAKNHFEASRKNVSEVMFNVGYTDTKAFRDIFKKITGLTPIEYRNKFSKLGDEI; from the coding sequence ATGCAAATTTCCATTTTCGTTCCACAACATGGTACAATAGAAGGCATTACACCCGCATTTCGTACTTTTCAAACCGCTAATGAATTTCTTACCTTCTTTGGCAAGAGACCCATTTTCAATGTCGAATATGTTGGCTTAAATGAATATATCACCGCAAATAACGGAGAGTATACCATAAAAACAAATCGCTTATTATCTGAAGTTACTAAAACAGACCTCCTCATTATCCCTCCAACATTTGGAGATATGGATAAAGGGATAAAAGCAAATGAAGAGGCCATATCCTATTTCAGAAAACTTCATTTAAAAGGAACAAGCCTTGCAAGCTTATGTGTAGGAGCTTTTTTACTAGCAGAAACAGGATTATTAGATGGAAAAAAGTGTTCCACCCATTGGGCATACATAAACGAGTTTAAACAAAGATACCCTGCAGTCGAGATCGAAGATGGAGCTGTGATCACCGAACACGAGAATATCTATAGTAGTGGCGGTGCAAACAGTTTATGGAATTTAATACTGTATCTGGTCGAAAAATATTCAGATCGAGAAACTGCTGTCATGATATCAAAATATTTTGCATTGGATATCGGAAGAGATAACCAGTCTCAATTTGCAATTTTTAGAGGTCAAAGAAACCATAACCACACTGATATCCAAAAAGTACAGGATTATATAGAAAAAAATTACGAAGAAAAGATTACTGTAGAAGATTTAGCGAAACTCATCAATATTGGTCGTAGAACGTTTGAAAGAAGATTTAAAGATGCTACAAACAATACACCTATCGAATATATGCAACGCGTACGCATAGAAGCTGCAAAAAATCATTTTGAAGCCTCACGAAAGAATGTCTCCGAAGTCATGTTTAACGTAGGTTATACGGATACAAAAGCGTTTAGAGATATTTTCAAAAAAATAACAGGCTTAACCCCAATAGAGTACAGAAACAAATTTTCAAAACTTGGAGATGAAATATAA
- a CDS encoding DUF4287 domain-containing protein, whose amino-acid sequence MSFHTYLKNIEEKTGVSPEAFIDLATQKGFIENNKIKAEIKANQIINWLKEDYQLGHGHAQAVYAYIKGKRD is encoded by the coding sequence ATGTCTTTTCACACATACCTAAAGAATATTGAAGAAAAAACCGGAGTAAGTCCCGAAGCATTTATAGACTTAGCAACCCAAAAAGGATTTATAGAAAACAATAAAATTAAAGCTGAAATAAAAGCTAATCAAATTATCAATTGGTTAAAAGAAGATTATCAGCTCGGACATGGTCATGCACAAGCAGTGTATGCTTATATCAAAGGGAAAAGAGATTAA
- a CDS encoding SDR family NAD(P)-dependent oxidoreductase, producing the protein METKNKIALVTGGSRGLGKNTALKIASKGIDIILTYQSQKIEAENTVLELKNLGVNAVALQLNVADSKTFDNFFTDLKSTLVSVFNTDKFDFLINNAGIGIHASFAETTEEQFDNLVNIHFKGAFFLTQKALPLLRDGGAIINVSSGLARFATPGYAAYAAMKGAMETLTKYQAKELGVRGIRSNIIAPGAIETDFGNGLVRDNEQINEAIASQTALGRVGLPDDIGGVVAFMCTDDARWINAQRIEISGGMFL; encoded by the coding sequence ATGGAAACAAAAAATAAAATTGCACTTGTAACCGGTGGTAGCCGTGGACTAGGAAAAAATACCGCACTCAAAATCGCATCAAAAGGAATTGATATCATCTTAACCTATCAGTCACAAAAAATTGAGGCAGAAAACACCGTTCTAGAACTTAAAAACTTAGGTGTAAATGCTGTGGCTTTACAACTTAACGTTGCGGACAGCAAAACCTTTGACAACTTTTTCACTGATCTCAAATCGACACTTGTATCGGTATTTAATACCGATAAGTTCGACTTTCTAATCAATAACGCAGGTATCGGTATCCATGCTTCTTTTGCAGAAACGACTGAAGAACAATTTGACAACTTGGTAAACATTCATTTTAAGGGAGCCTTCTTTCTAACGCAAAAAGCTTTGCCACTGCTACGTGACGGCGGTGCTATTATCAATGTATCGTCAGGCTTAGCTCGTTTCGCTACCCCCGGCTATGCGGCATATGCGGCAATGAAGGGAGCAATGGAAACTTTAACTAAATATCAGGCAAAAGAATTAGGAGTAAGAGGTATTAGATCCAATATAATTGCACCAGGAGCAATTGAAACTGATTTCGGAAATGGTTTAGTACGAGACAACGAACAAATTAACGAAGCAATTGCTTCACAAACAGCACTAGGAAGAGTAGGACTTCCAGACGACATCGGAGGTGTAGTTGCTTTCATGTGTACAGATGACGCAAGATGGATCAATGCACAGCGGATCGAAATTTCAGGTGGCATGTTCTTATAG
- a CDS encoding YdcF family protein, protein MKKVILVLGAPNDERGNLSQIATDRLNCVFELCRYNDSYQILCSGGFGGFNPTDLPHATYSKAYLVSKGIPNHFFLPFALSAHSVDDIRKALPILEEERPDLVMLVTSDFHMERIKILWDIIAPKRFPIIFIPAVSSLDTQQLVMLEEHERNAIKALEKNNFKIY, encoded by the coding sequence ATGAAGAAAGTAATTTTGGTTTTGGGTGCGCCAAATGATGAAAGGGGAAATCTGAGTCAAATTGCAACTGACAGACTTAATTGTGTATTTGAACTCTGCAGGTATAATGATTCCTACCAGATTTTATGTTCAGGCGGATTTGGAGGTTTTAATCCTACAGATCTTCCACATGCAACATACAGCAAAGCATATCTCGTTTCAAAAGGAATCCCAAATCATTTTTTTTTACCTTTTGCCCTTTCGGCGCATTCAGTTGATGATATTAGGAAGGCTTTACCAATATTGGAGGAAGAAAGACCAGACCTGGTGATGTTAGTCACCTCAGATTTTCACATGGAGCGTATAAAAATTTTATGGGATATTATAGCACCTAAGCGATTTCCGATTATTTTTATCCCTGCAGTTTCAAGCTTGGATACACAGCAATTAGTGATGCTTGAAGAACATGAAAGGAACGCTATTAAGGCTTTAGAGAAAAATAATTTTAAAATATATTAG
- a CDS encoding metallophosphoesterase family protein has translation MIREKAIRLAIQVTFIVFISVFSGCSDFEYSPNQIFSKNSYRDLNAINLNKLGDGQQDDTVRFIITGDTQRSHNETVNFYKKVNTMTGIDFVIVAGDITEFGNLKEMQWVAENLTKLNRPFLAVIGNHDLTSRGRDAFQHMYGKLNYSFVYGGVKFICHDTNSREYNFNGQVPNIPWLKKELEPQPHVESYVAISHVPPTSPDFDQNLEYDYASTFSNAGGFLTSFHAHNHVFEEFTVGNFETPFVVTSAIGKNEFLLVEIVNNKLSFEQISF, from the coding sequence ATGATTAGAGAAAAAGCAATCAGGTTGGCAATTCAGGTCACTTTTATAGTATTCATTTCGGTTTTTTCCGGTTGTAGTGATTTTGAATATAGTCCAAATCAGATTTTTAGTAAAAATTCATATCGCGATCTCAACGCAATCAATTTAAATAAGTTGGGGGATGGTCAGCAAGATGATACTGTCCGGTTTATAATAACAGGAGATACGCAGCGGTCACATAATGAAACAGTAAATTTTTATAAGAAAGTAAATACGATGACAGGGATTGATTTTGTGATTGTGGCTGGCGATATAACTGAGTTTGGTAACCTTAAAGAAATGCAATGGGTTGCCGAAAACCTTACTAAGCTGAATAGACCATTTCTTGCGGTTATTGGCAACCATGATCTTACTTCACGTGGCAGAGATGCATTTCAGCATATGTATGGAAAGCTCAATTATTCTTTTGTATATGGGGGAGTTAAATTTATCTGTCATGATACGAACAGTAGGGAGTATAATTTTAATGGTCAGGTACCTAATATACCCTGGCTTAAAAAGGAGCTAGAGCCACAGCCTCATGTAGAGAGTTATGTGGCTATTTCTCATGTTCCACCTACCTCTCCAGATTTTGATCAAAATCTGGAATACGATTATGCTTCAACATTTAGCAACGCCGGAGGTTTTCTCACATCCTTTCATGCTCATAATCATGTTTTTGAGGAGTTTACTGTTGGAAACTTTGAAACACCTTTTGTGGTCACGAGTGCAATTGGAAAAAATGAATTTTTATTAGTCGAAATTGTAAATAATAAACTGAGCTTTGAACAAATATCTTTTTAA
- a CDS encoding ferritin-like domain-containing protein, whose product MEKMSSQKECLVEENEHLDKKDLRRRDFLKFTGAGVASLALLGVTGCKKDRHDEDMGADGFYFGSGDIAILNYAYALEQLEAAFYIQVVNSPYSGISDLEKTYLTDIRDHEVAHREFFKKALGGKAISNLEFNLSGINFSSRESVLSTAKTFEDLGVSAYNGAGWLIKDVNYLALAGKIVSVEARHAALIRDLIDNGSFANMEVIDSNGLDVAKSPTMVLQAASPFIKSKIDVKDLPTY is encoded by the coding sequence ATGGAAAAAATGTCATCTCAAAAAGAGTGTTTAGTAGAAGAAAACGAACATCTCGATAAAAAAGACCTTCGGAGAAGGGATTTCTTAAAATTTACCGGTGCAGGCGTGGCAAGTCTTGCCCTACTTGGGGTAACTGGTTGTAAAAAAGACCGCCATGATGAAGATATGGGGGCCGATGGTTTTTATTTTGGCAGTGGTGACATCGCTATTTTAAATTATGCCTACGCACTTGAGCAACTTGAAGCGGCTTTTTATATTCAGGTTGTAAATAGTCCATACTCTGGTATATCAGATTTGGAAAAGACTTACTTAACAGATATCAGGGATCATGAGGTTGCTCATCGCGAATTCTTTAAAAAAGCTTTAGGTGGGAAAGCTATTTCAAATTTAGAATTTAATCTTTCCGGTATTAACTTTTCAAGTAGGGAAAGTGTGCTTAGCACTGCCAAAACGTTTGAAGATCTGGGTGTCTCTGCCTATAATGGTGCTGGATGGCTGATCAAAGATGTCAACTACCTTGCCTTAGCAGGTAAAATTGTATCTGTTGAAGCTAGGCATGCTGCATTGATCAGAGATTTGATCGATAACGGAAGTTTTGCGAATATGGAAGTTATTGATTCAAATGGTTTAGATGTCGCTAAAAGCCCCACAATGGTACTTCAGGCGGCTTCCCCATTTATCAAATCTAAAATTGATGTAAAGGATTTACCTACTTATTAA
- a CDS encoding GNAT family N-acetyltransferase: protein MNINLSDYKLERIAPPQWQDYKLIRLEALKTNPELFGSSYAKEVLYSQDDWIALLENDARAIFALYHLDLLIGLSGVVLNRDNQSEAILISSFIKEAYRGRELSQLFFQARIEWARQKECAQVIVSHRAGNEASKAANQRCGFVYNYSKESLWPDGLLAEELMYCLSL from the coding sequence ATGAATATTAATTTAAGTGATTATAAGCTAGAGCGTATAGCCCCACCTCAATGGCAAGATTATAAGTTAATCAGACTTGAGGCTTTAAAGACAAATCCCGAATTATTTGGTAGTTCATATGCAAAAGAAGTATTGTATAGTCAGGATGATTGGATTGCTTTACTGGAAAATGATGCACGGGCAATTTTTGCTTTATATCATTTAGATTTATTGATTGGTTTAAGTGGTGTAGTGCTGAATAGAGATAATCAATCTGAGGCCATTTTAATTTCTTCGTTCATCAAAGAGGCTTATCGTGGGAGGGAACTTTCTCAATTATTCTTTCAAGCCCGAATTGAATGGGCTAGGCAAAAGGAGTGTGCTCAGGTTATTGTATCACATCGGGCGGGTAATGAAGCTTCAAAAGCTGCGAATCAGCGATGTGGTTTTGTGTATAATTATTCAAAAGAATCACTATGGCCGGATGGTTTATTGGCTGAGGAATTAATGTATTGCTTGTCGCTATAA
- a CDS encoding ferritin-like domain-containing protein: MNLLNVFDEINNVDPEFTDRISPRREVIRNMTSFGKKVTLAALPFLISDLFKKAYGATAPTDVNGVLNYALTLEYLEAEYYTKGVAAPNLIPSGRPLGAITTIRDHENAHVKFLKQVLGDKAVSKPTFDFTAGGTFGNVFSDYDTFLALAQAFEDTGVRAYKGQAGILLGNKVVLTAALQIHSVEARHASHIRQMRRARGGAAANQKPWITGANDSGIGAVVDPVYMGEDNKVQANVDITTLKGVTGNLSLAAATQSFDEPLGAEAVLNIASLFIKN; this comes from the coding sequence ATGAATCTATTAAATGTTTTTGACGAAATAAATAATGTTGATCCAGAATTTACTGATCGCATTAGTCCACGCAGAGAAGTTATTCGAAATATGACTTCTTTTGGAAAAAAGGTTACTTTGGCCGCATTACCCTTCCTTATAAGTGATCTTTTTAAAAAAGCTTATGGCGCGACAGCTCCTACAGATGTTAATGGTGTATTGAATTATGCGTTAACGTTGGAATATCTTGAAGCGGAATATTATACTAAAGGGGTTGCTGCCCCCAATCTAATTCCTTCAGGTAGACCCTTGGGAGCTATTACAACCATTCGTGATCATGAAAATGCGCATGTTAAATTTCTTAAGCAGGTATTAGGAGATAAGGCAGTTTCTAAACCTACTTTTGATTTTACAGCTGGAGGTACCTTTGGAAATGTTTTTAGTGATTATGATACATTCTTAGCTCTTGCTCAAGCTTTTGAAGATACTGGTGTCCGTGCATATAAGGGACAGGCAGGTATTTTGCTCGGAAATAAAGTTGTATTAACCGCCGCTTTACAGATACATTCGGTAGAGGCTCGTCATGCTTCGCATATACGTCAGATGCGTAGAGCAAGAGGGGGTGCTGCTGCAAACCAAAAACCTTGGATTACAGGTGCAAATGATAGTGGAATTGGTGCTGTTGTAGATCCAGTTTATATGGGGGAAGATAATAAAGTTCAAGCAAATGTTGATATTACAACCTTGAAAGGTGTTACAGGTAATTTATCTTTGGCTGCGGCTACTCAATCTTTTGATGAGCCTTTAGGAGCTGAGGCTGTTCTTAATATTGCAAGTCTGTTTATTAAAAATTAG